Sequence from the Brevundimonas sp. SGAir0440 genome:
GGGGGCCCTACTTCGGCAAGGCACAAGTCGTTGCCGGAGACGGACGATGGACTGGCCTCCTGGGGGAGGGGGCGTTCTGCGCCTCCCGACGTAAAACCTACAGCTGGCAGAACTGCGTAATTTCAGCGTCTGCGCAGGGTGTCCGCGCGGTCGACGTCACCAACCTCGACCGCTGGCGCTGGGCCGTCGTCGGACAGACCAGGCTCGCCGGGGATCCGGTATTTGATTGGCACGACGGCCAACTCCAATGCTTCACGCCTCCGCCATTTCAGTTGCAGCGGCTTTTAGACCTATCCGGAGACAATGTAGGCCCTTGGAAATGGGCCGTCTCGCAGACGGCTGCTGACCTCGCGGAACAACTCACCGCCTAACGATCATTGCACCTTCAGGACGATGGAGCGGGGCGTAAACTGCGACGTCATTAGCGCCTGAAGCATGCCGTCCAGATGAGCTTGGCGCATCTCGGCCCCGACCTCAGCGAGAAGGATCGCAAGGTCGTTGGCCCGCCGTCGCGCCCGGTCAAAGGCGAGTGTGCCGCCACGCAAGCGGCCGGCCGCCTCGACTGCTTGAGCGGCTGCGAGCGCCTCCTGCGCCTCCATGCGGGTCTTGAAGCGTCGTAACGGCAATGCTCCGGCGAGGCGCCGCCCGCGGTGCTCCATGCCTGCCCTCACGAGATCTTTCAGACGTTCGACCAGCACCCCCCGAGCGGTGACCGCCATGGCCGAGTCGCCGTGCGAAAGGCCTCGGCTCGAGATGTGTTCCGGTATGCTCACGCGGCCACTGGCTCCAACCAGCACCCTCGGATCGATTTCCTCGGGCGTAGGGCCGAGCCGCGCGCCAAGTAGAAACAGATCCGGTTGCGCAAGGTCAGTGAACCAACGCGCATCGGCCAAGTGTTCCTCGTAGGCCCTGCGAACAGCCGCCTGCATCGCGTCGCGCTCGGCCTGCGTATCGCCAGCCGAAGGCCGATCCTCCAGGATCGACGGGTCAAATGGGCGTCCTGACGTCGGCCTGAGCATGGCGCTGAGCAGTAGCACCCGCTCGCCCTTGAGCCCGGACGCCGGATGATCCTCCGGCACGCGAACGACGTGCTCGTTCTTCGTCGTGCTCGTCCACGCCAACTGAGAGAAGGTCTCGATGACACTGTCGTGAACCGGGTCGCCATGGTCGAAGAAGTGCAGCCGCCGTTCGCCGACATTGGAATTGGGCGGTGAATGTAGGTCGGTTCGCTTCAGCAGCAGGGCCACATGACGCCAAGGCCCGTCCGTTTCCAGCTCGGGAACGACGACGTCGCCCTGCTCAGGCCGATGAGGGTACCAGAGGGTCCTGTAGGGCTGACCGGTCTTCTCATCAGTCCGTTTCTGAAGCCGCAGGACTCTCAGTTCATCGGAAAGCGTGAGAAGACGTTTTGCACCCGCCTCACGCTCGATGAACCAATTTGGTCTCGGTGCATCGTCTGCGTCCGACATTGGCAAGGCATAACGCTGGCTTACCATCGCCTCGTAGCGGGCTTTCGCCTCAGCCGCCCGCTTCGGCGCACCGAAGCGCGAGTAGCTGCGCCAACCCTCAATGTCCCGGCGCTGCGCCGTCGCTGCCGAGATCAATGCAGGCCAGTTACCCGAGATGCCGTAGGCGGCCGTATCGATCGCCTGCGCCAGGCTCGTCCACGCATCCTCATCGAATACCCGCCCACCCGAAAAGACATCGGCGGCCTCGTAGACCTCGAGGATCCGCGCTTCGATGGAATCACGAGTGACAATCGGAGTGATCCGGATCGTTCGTTTACCTGGCCGACCCTTACCTCCCAGCCGGTCAAGCCTACCGATCCACTGATCAACGTCCCGCGGGTCCCAAGGGAGAACGTAGAAGACCAGTTCTGTAGCGAACTGGAAATTATGACCCTCAGCCGCCACATCCGCGGCAACCAACACCTTCGCTTTGCCCGACTCGAACGGCTCGACCTCATCGCGCAACTGCGCAACGTGGACGTCCATTTCGACATCCGATCCGCCGTAGGCCCGCCGCTTCGTGGCGACCTTGACCTCGACTAGCTTTTCGATGGCTGCTGCAAGGTGATCGACGCTTCGGTTGTCGTCGGCGACCACCACCACCCGAGCCGCCGGTGCGGCCGCAAATGTCGCGCGCAAGTGGTCGATCAAGGCGTCGAGTTTAGCGTCTCCAAGATCGCGGGCGGCAGCTTCCAGTGAGCGCAGCGCGGTCGCCATTTTGGCAGTCGGCCGCTTGAGCGTGCTGACCCGATTAATCAGCGCCTGGGGGCTCGCCAGGGCTGTCTGTAGAAGGGCCTCGCCGCGGACATTGACGCCCTCGCTGACTGCCGCCCCCAGGTAGCGCCTCGCGGCATCGACACGATCCGCGTCGCCATCAGTCGGCGCCACGACTATCGCCCGGTAACGACGCTGCGGCAGCGCGTCTGGATAGTCGGCTCGCCTCGTCCGGATCACCCGGCGAAACGCGCCGTGGGTCTCGGCGTAGAAACTCCGGCCCATCCCCGCTGGCGTCGTTAGGCCCTCCGGTTCATCGGCCTTGCCCGTAATGAAATCAAACGCCTCATCTTCGCGGGCTGCCAGCAACTCCAAAATATCCTCGCCTGACGCGTCCGCTCGGCGAGCAAGATCAGGCTCCAGGATCTCCAAGATAGCACGACGCAGACCTTCATCGTGCAAGGCCGGCGTCGCGCTCAACAGCAGCACGTGGGGAATACTGCGGCTCGCGGCGCCCACCAAATCGCGCATCTGCTGCCCGAGCTTGGGGTACTCGTCGACAACCAGGGCATCATAGAATTTTGCATTCAACCGAACGGCGCCGGCGGCCAAACGGGCAGGGCGGAACAGCTCGACGGCGATGTGACCCTTCCTCGGGCGAAGAGGCGGACTCTCCTCATCCGGCTCGATCGCCACGCCACCGGCGCCGATGTGCGTCCGGCACAGGAATTCCTCGTTCCATTGGTGATTAAGATCGTCCGGCGTCACGAGGGCGACGCGAAGGCCCGTGTCTCGCTGAGCAGCGAGAGCGCGCAGCACCATAAGGGCCTGGATGGTTTTGCCGAGCCCGACCTCATCGGCCAGGAGGAACCGACACGCCGTGTCCGTCGCCATTTGACTGACATTGTCGATTTGATGGGGATAGCTGAACGCGGCCACCCCTAAGGCGCCGAGTAAAGCTTGGTCGGCATCTGCCAGCCGCGCTTGGCCGTGGAGGCTCAACCAGTATGCAGCGAGTTGGTCCACCATCACGCCGCCCGCGCCATGCGCGCTGAAACGAACCGTACCGTCCGCGCCAAAAACACATCCCTGGACATGGCTGCAAAGGTGCCGGTGTCGGGATCCGCTGCTCCGGGGTTCAACCAGAACTGCAGCGCCTCACAAGCAGCATCAAGACCAATCTGGCTCCGCGGAAGGGCCCATGCCGCGGTCCAATCCGCGAGGAAAACTGAGGCCTCTGCGAGATCGCTACCCGCGAACCCTCGCCGGCCAAGAACCCGCGCTCCCGACGTCGGTGCGATCAAATCCATCAACGGCGATCGCCCCGACGCCTCGAGCGCCGCTATCGCAGCTTCGCGCCACTGGTCGTCCGAGGCGCCGAAGTCCATATCGTCCGCGTCAAACTCAACCATTCGTCCATGGGCCTGCGCGTTCCGCAGCATCTCGGCGAACGCCTCGACGAGCGCTTGGTCGGCGCACGCATCATCAATGACACCTTCGTCTGTCCAATCCGGGCAGGACCGCGCCAGAGCCTCGCCGAAGCGACCGGCAAAATCGGCCCTATCAGTCGGATCAAGCGCGCCAGCTTGGTCTCCGACCGCGTGCGGTAGGATATTGTCGAATAGCAACATCGACGGCGAATCCGTCACAGCGCGCCCTTCCAGCGCATGCCATTCTGGACCGCACAGGGCTGAAACGAGCGGGTCTTCAAATTGGCGGACGACGCGCACGCGCGCAGCGACAGAGGCAATGCTCCTTGCCTCGGCGGTGGCCCAAGCGCGACGTGAGCGAGCTAGGTCGATCAGGCCGCCGCCGTCCTCTCGTAGCCGCCGGCGCCCTTCGATTCCCGAGAAATTGCTGCCGAGATCCCCAAATCCAAACTGATCAGGCGCCTCGATTCTTCCTGGTGCGGCGAGGCGCCCATCGTCGAAGCGGAAGGTCCGAAGGATGGCACCGCCGCCCGGTCCAGCAAGGTTGAACCGGAAGGGCCGCTGCGCTTGCGCGACCACTTCTTGAGTGGGCCGGCCGAGCCCTGCTCCAGGCTCCTCCGCCGACCAGTCGATATCACCGTCTCGCCGTCGCAAATGCACCGTATCCCAAGGGTGCCGCCCGACGCGCACCCGGAGCGTCGCACGCCCGGCCTGAAGGATTCTCAGCCGAATGTGCTCAGCCTGTAGTGCGTTGAGGATCAGGCTCGATTGAGCCAGCCCGGTCCCCTCGTCACTCAGTTCATCAGTGGCGTAGGCGATGATCTCATCGTCGATCATCGCAAGCATCTCGACCGGCCAGCGGGCACCCGGGATGGGGCTTTGGATTTTCGCCAGTAGGCGCTCTTCGATCAGAGCGTCGAACGCGCTCTCCCTTTCGAACAGGAACACACCCGGCGTCGCCGTCATTGGCTCGCGTGGAGCGCTCACCGTAAGGCCGTGAGCGGCCCCGTCCCGGCGGCTCAACTTCTCGATCCGCAGGCCTGCGCCATTGATCACGCAAAACGGCGTCTGCGCTGTCACGTGCCGCCGGGGAAGCGTAAGCGCGTCCTGCGGAGCGCGTGCTACCGTGTTTGTCGAAGATACGCTTCCGCCAAGCCACCTTGCTTCCGCCAGCAGCGCGCGATCATGGGGATCAGAAAGGTCCGCCCGCCGAACGGGGGCGCCGGCAACAACCCCCTCGGCAGCAAGGCTCTCAAACTTGCCCGCCTGGTCCACCACCCAGAGGTGGCCCTGGTCGAGGCGAATAGGCAATTCAATCCGATCGGCCTCGTCGCCCGCTCGCAGGAAAACGAGGGGCGCGTCCCAATCCACCGTGCGGCCCATAAGGGCCTCCGCGATCTCCGCTTCGTCCTCGAAGACAGTTCGCGCGTCGGCCGCGGCTGGCCCGTTTCCACCGGGTAGGGCCGTCAGCCGGATCACAATCGGAAGTGACCCAAACATGTTGTCGGAGGCCGTCCGCGACTGTCCCCAGAGCTTCGGACGCCAAGCTCTCGCTGACGCCTGCTTCCGGCCCAGTTCGACGAGCGGTGGAGGGAGACTTGGCCAACTGACCGAAAATACAAACTCTTCGCCGATCCGCCGCAACCCCAGGGCCCCGCTCTCTGGCAGCAACGGCGTCGTGGTCGTCGGCCTGCGCCGTCTCGCCTCTCTCAACGCGAAAAAGGCCTCTGACTGGTGGGCAAACGCAGCCTTGAGACGCTCGAAGGTCGGATCGGGCAGCGATCCCTTCCCATTGTCGCCCAGTAGCGCAGTAATCACACGCGCCGCCGGTCCCTCCGGCTGCAACCAGTCCGACAGTCGGGCCCCTTCCCACGACTGAGCCCAGGCGCGAAGGGAGGAGAGGTCCGGCCTGCGCGTGCTGGTAGCTGAGGCCACGCCGGCGACGGGCCCTCGCGCGAGCAGCCGGGAGACGGGCCCAGCCAATTCGTAGGGCATGAGCGCGTTTGCGATCGGCCACGCGATGATTGAAAACTGCGTCGCGAATCCGCTGTCACTAGGTCGCTGTAGGGCGAAGCGGTCAGCAAGACTGCCGAACGCTGATGAAAGGAGGTGGCGCTGCCCGACCGGGATCGGCCGGCCCAGCAACCCTTCAAACTTCCCCCAGAAGACCGTTCCAACGCCCTCGAACCGGTACCCGATCTCACTCGCCGCGGCACAAGCAGAGATGGGGTATTCCTTGATCAGCGCCTCGAAGTCGATGCCGCCCAAGAGTTGGGGGAGTTCGAGGAGCGGATCTGACCAAAGGGCTGCAGCATCGACTACCTCGATCATGGTGATGGTTCGGCCAAGGCTCCCATTCGCGAGCTTGCCCAGGTGAGCCTCCAGCCGAGCTTCGATTGTACTAAGCGTGTCCGCCCCCATGGATCACCCCACACCTCGTCCGTCTTCACTTAAGCGCAAATTTGCTTGCCGGGACAGGAGAGTCGCCTAGGCGGCCTTGCCGAATAGCTGCGGCAAGGCCGAATGGCGGAGAGCGGACCTTGTAGCCCGTCTGAATGTCGCCTTTTGGAGGTCGGCGATAAAACCGCTCCTGGCGCTTGCGGGCCGTCGCTAGCTTTACGCTACCTAAGCGCCACCTCGTTCGAGCAACTCGAGCTCGCCTGTGACGGCAACCCGATCGTATTCAGCTACGTCAGGCACCCGGCCGAGTTCGACTACGCGGCGAAGAAGTCGCGCTAGTAGATCGCTGGCGAACTCGTACCCTCGGCGCAGCGTTTCGGCATCGCCACCACCCCCGTGCACCACTTTTGACCGAAGCTTATAGGCAGCTTTTACCGCCGCGAAGATCCTAGCTTTTTCGTCCCCACTGCCCTGTAGAAGGATCGCTGTGTTGAGCGCGAGCCGGCGAGTGATTTCTGCCTCGACCCCCACTAGGCCTTCGATCCCCGCCCAAAGCAGCATGATCCGGGCGTCGTCATCGGGAAGATATTGCGCATTGTTGTAGTACCGTTGCGCCGAAGTAAAAGCGTTATTGGAAAGCAGCTTCGCGAAGTCTCCATAGTGGTCGGCAGCCCATCGCAGGTTCTCTGGCGTCGCTGCGACGGCGCGGGGCAAGGGCTTGAAGACCAAGTTTCGGTTGGCGATCGCGAAGCCTGCACTTTGAGAGTAGCTGTAGAGCGGCATCACCGGAGCAGCGATAGCAAGGCCCAGCAAGCTAAACGTCCACAGCGAATTCCAAGCCTTTGCCGCAAGTAACTCGCCGCCTTGAGGCTCGCAGACTACCAGCGAGAAATCGGCGAGCCGTTCCATTACAATCAGCGCGGCGTCTTCGCTCAGCTGGCCCACCGTCGTCCCGAACGAAGTCTGACGCATCGGCGTCCCAGCAGAGATCGTGACGCCGTCGGCGAGTTTGAAATCGGACGTGACGGTCAGGCCATGCCCGACGATTTGGACCTGATGGCCTGGCCCGACTACAATCCCAACCATCGTGCCTTCATCCCTCGGTGGAAGAGCTGCCTAGCGAGTTACGTGTTGGCGGCTGTCAGAGTTCTTAGCCACTGCGCAATGTCAGCGCTCTTCGCTAAATGTTCCGCTTGTAGCTCCTCAAGCGCGTCTTGCCGACGCTGCGCCTTCACGGCCTCGTTATAGGCTTCCCTGAGGGTTGCGTCGGCAGCCTCCCGCGTCACATCGTCAGCCGCTGCATAATAGTCGATGAGTGCGGTTAAGCCGACGCCTCGCAGCCGCTCCGCGTCAGCGGTGAGTTGCTGTCGCATGTCGGATGTGATGCCTTGGATCGTCATTCTCTTCCCAAACCCATGTCTATGCCGTGCCCTGCCGACGCCGCAGACGTCCACTATACAGCGGCTTCCGCATGTCCGCTTTTGGCGCCAACCCGACTTTCCACGCGTCTCGCCCTCGACTTCCTGGTCGAAGGAAGCCCGTGTGGAGGCCATGACCGAGAGTGAAGACGATGACCCCCGACCCCGGCATTTGGAAGACATGATGTTGTCGGCGATCTGGACGCGGCTGGAGCAGGCGGGGGACCTGGCCACGGCCTCCGACGTGATGGCTGCCCTGCCAGATGTGGCGGCGCTCGCGGATGAGACGGCCATATTGGCCCGCGCTCTGGAACTCCTTCGGCGGACAGAATCCGAAGGCTGAGATTTCTCCTTCTTCCATTGGACTTGGCGGCGGAAGCAAGCGTTGGTCGCTCCACCGCAAGGGTGCGGATGGAGAGAAATCATGAACCAGAACAATATGAAGCCGGCTGGCGAAGGTGCGTCACAGCCCGCGCGCTTCAGCAAGATCAGCCAGGTGGTCGCCCTACTGCGCCGCCCCGAAGGCGCCACGGCGGCTCAGATCATGGCGGCGACCGGCTGGCAGGCCCACAGCGTGCGCGGCGCCATCGCCGGGCAGATTCGCAAGAAGCTGGGCCTGACGGTCGCGACCGAGAAGGTCGGGGGCCTGACCGTCTATCGCATCACGGCCGCCTGATGGCGGAAGACACGGTGACCCTGGAGGGCCTGCGGGCGGAATGGCGGGACAAGTTCATGACCGCTCCGCCAAAGCTCAGATCCCGCGACCTGATGGCGCGGGAGATCGCCTATCGCGAACAGGTCGCCCGCGAGGGCGGCCTGTCCCGGACGATGGAACAGCGCCTGGCCAGGTTGGCGGAGCGGTTCGCCGAGGACGAGGCCTACCAGCCGTCCCAGGCCCCGAGGATTAAGCCCGGTAGCTGCTTCGTGAAGGACTGGCGAGGCGAACGCCATGAGGTCTGGGTGAAGGAGGAAGGCTTCAACTACCGGGGTAGGGACTTCGCTTCCCTCAGTCAGGTCGCCTTCGCCATCACCGGCACCAAGTGGAACGGACCGGCCTTCTTCGGTCAGAGGAAAGCGGGGCGGCCATGAAAGCCCTCCGCTGCGCCATCTACACCCGTAAATCCACCGAGGAGGGGCTGGAACAGGGCTTCAACAGCCTGCACGCCCAGCGGGAGGCCTGCGAGGCCTATGTCCTGTCCCAGGCCGGCGAAGGCTGGCAGGCCCTGCCCAGGGAATATGACGACGGCGGCTATTCCGGCGGCAGCATGGAGCGACCGGGGCTGAAGCAACTCATGGCCGACATCGCCAAGGGCGAGATCGACATCGTGGTGGTCTACAAGGTGGACCGCCTGACCCGGTCGCTGCCGGACTTCGCCAAGATGGTGGAGGCCTTCGACGCCAGGGGCGTCAGCTTCGTCTCGGTGACCCAGGCCTTTAACACCACCAACAGCATGGGACGGCTGACCCTGAACGTGCTGCTGTCCTTCGCCCAGTTCGAGCGGGAGGTCACGGCCGAGCGGATCCGAGACAAGATCGCGGCGTCCAAGGCCAAGGGCATGTGGATGGGAGGGCCGCCGCCGCTGGGATACGATGGCGTGGACCACAGGCTGATCCCGAACGCCGATGAGGCGCCCACGGTCAGGATGATGTTCGAGCGATACCTCGAACTGCGCTCGGTCCTGGAACTACAGGCCGAACTGAGGCGACAGGGCGTTCGATCCAAGCTCCGGACGACCAAGGCCGGCAAGGTTCGGGGCGGGGCCGTGATCAGTCCCGGCGCCTTGCGGCTGATCCTGATGAACCCCGTCTACAAGGGCGCGCTCAGGCACAAGGAGAAGCTGGTCGAGGGGGCGCACGAGGCGATAGTGCCTCCCGAGACCTGGGAGGCCGTCAACGCGGCTTTGACACGACGCAGCCAATCGCTCGCCGAGGATCGCGCCCGGGGAACCAGCGGCCTTCTCTGCGGCATCCTGAAGGATGACCGGGGGCATACGATGCGGCCGGTGCATACCAAGGGGAAGGCTGGCCAGCGTTACCGGTTTTACTCCTCGGTCGCCCTGGAAAATGGAAGGAAGGACGAGGCCGGTAGCGTGACGCGAATCTCCGCCGGGGTGATCGAGGCCTTCGTCGCCAACAGGATCCTTCCGGCGCTCGATCCAGCCTGGAGGCTGGACGCCGAGCCCGACCAGCGTTTGAGAACCGCCATGGCCAAGGTCACCCTGGGCGAGACTCAGGTTCGTATCCTGACGGCCAAGGGAGCGATTCCTGGTGACCGAACGATCCAGGGCGCCGAACGAGAGGAGCGGGCCGATGGCGAGATCGAGTGGATCCTGCCGGTCCGGCTGAAGCACCGGCACAACGCGGTCTTGATCGAGGCCGAGGGACAATCCCCAACGGCCGCCAATCGGATCGATCGCGCCCTGGTCAGGGCCGTCGCCATGGCCAGGCGATGGACGGCCGACCTCAGGACCGGTCGTCATGGATCGACCGCCCAACTGGCCAAGGCCGAGAATCTCTGTGTTCGCTACCTCGGCCAGATCCTGCCCCTGGCCTACATGGCGCCGGATCTGGTGGAGCAGATCATCGCGGGACGTCAGCCCCAGGCCCTGTCACTCGGCGCCTTGATCGCCCATCCCTTCCCGATGGATTGGAACGAGCAGCGCAGGCTGTTCATGGCCATCGGCGCGGTCGGCTAGACCCGACCCTTCCTCACGATCGGAGACTTAAATCCCGCCGCCGGTCCTCCGGCGGCGGCTCGGTTCGGGCTAACCCTTCTCCGCGGACACCTGCGGCCAAACCCGGAAGTGGAAACATGGGCCTGGAGAATGGGGCGGGGAACAGCCGGCCAAACCGCGCGGAAATCCTCTCCACGGCGGGATTGGCGTCCGCGTTAACCGTCTAACTGTCTGAAAAGAGTGGCCAGTCTCCCCCTTCCCCGGCCGGCCGGTGAAAGGGGGAGACTGATTGGTGGAGCTTAGCGGAGTCGAACCGCTGACCTCTTGCATGCCATGCAAGCGCTCTACCAGCTGAGCTAAAGCCCCGGACCTGTCGGTCTGGATCGCCCGGTTCATCTTGCGATGGCCCCCGGCGAGGCGGCGGAAACTAGGTCAGGCTTTTTCTGCGATCAAGCCCGTTTCGAGATTTATTTTCACCGCGTTCCCAAGGGTGAAAATACGCAGGTTTTTCAAACCGGAAGGTTCGAAAGGCCTGCTGTCCCGCCGCGTCTCCCTAACGGGAAATGCGGCGGGTGCAACAAGTTTCTGAGCCTATCCACAGGCCTCGAACAGGTCGGGCCTCAAGGAGTGCGAAGCGCGATAGGCCCACAAAAGGATCAGTCGTCGTCGCGCGACGGCTTGGCGATCTCGTCGTCGATCGAGTCGTCGTCTTCGTCTTCGATGAACGGCACGGAGTCGTCATCGTCGTCGGCCAGCAGATCGTCGTCTCCGTCGGTCGAGCCCATGCCGGCTTCTTCCGAGGCGTCGGCGGGGGAGTCTTCGTCCTCGTCGTCCGGCGTCAGGATCGGCTCGTGGCCTTCCTCGTCGATTTCCGGCGTCTTGACGTCGTCTTCCTCGTCCTCGTCGCCGTCGATCTTCTTGTCCGTGACCTGATCATCCGTGTCCTCATCGTCGGACGGATAACCGGGACGGGCGCGGCGGCTGCGCAGCTTCATCGCCTCTTCGGGATCGAAGTCGGTTCCGCATTTGGGGCAGTGCGCGGGGCGACGGTTCAGGTCGTAGAACTTCGCCTGGCAGTTGGGGCAGACCTGTTTGGCGCCCAGTTCGGGATTGGCCACGTTTGGATGCTTTCAACGGGTTGAATTCGGGGCGGTCCCTTGCCACCCCTTTGACCCGCTGTCAAAAGCTGTCTTTCGCGCCGCCCGCGCGGCCCTTTGCACAATACAGCCTGAAGCGGGTGATCATGCCGTCCCAACTGACTTCGCGCCGCGCATCCGCCCTGACCGGAAAGGTCCGCGCGCCGGGCGACAAGTCGATGTCGCACCGGTCGATGATCCTGGGTGGAATGGCGTCCGGCGTGACCGAGGTCGAGGGTCTTCTGGAAGGCGACGACGTTCTGGCCACCGCCCGCGCGGTCGAAGCGTTCGGCGCCAAGGTCGAGCGGATCGGTGATGGGACATGGCGGATCGAGGGGGCGGGCGGGTTCAAGACGCCGGCCTCGGTGATCGACTGCGGCAACGCCGGAACCGGGGTGCGCCTGCTGATGGGGGCGGCGGCCGGCTATCCGCTGACGGCGACCTTCGATGGCGACGGCTCGCTGAGAAAGCGCCCGATGAAGCGGGTCACGGGACCGCTGGCCGACATGGGCGCGGCGTTCGATTGGCAGGCGGCAGAGGATCGGCTTCCGGTGGCCCTGACCGGCGGCGCGCTGAAGGCCATCGACTATGTGCAGACGGTGGCCTCGGCCCAGGTGAAGTCGGCCATTCTGCTGGCCGGGCTGAACGCCGAGGGCGTCACCTCCGTGATCGAGCCGGAAAAGAGCCGCGACCACACCGAGCGGATGCTGCGGGCCTTCGGCGCCGAGGTGGGCGTCGAGGAGAGGGGCGAGGGCTGGAAGGTGACGCTGAAGGGCGGTCAGGCCCTGACCGGGACTTTCGTCGCCGTGCCGGGCGATCCGTCCTCGGCGGCGTTTCC
This genomic interval carries:
- a CDS encoding DUF2924 domain-containing protein, which encodes MAEDTVTLEGLRAEWRDKFMTAPPKLRSRDLMAREIAYREQVAREGGLSRTMEQRLARLAERFAEDEAYQPSQAPRIKPGSCFVKDWRGERHEVWVKEEGFNYRGRDFASLSQVAFAITGTKWNGPAFFGQRKAGRP
- a CDS encoding TIGR02300 family protein gives rise to the protein MANPELGAKQVCPNCQAKFYDLNRRPAHCPKCGTDFDPEEAMKLRSRRARPGYPSDDEDTDDQVTDKKIDGDEDEEDDVKTPEIDEEGHEPILTPDDEDEDSPADASEEAGMGSTDGDDDLLADDDDDSVPFIEDEDDDSIDDEIAKPSRDDD
- a CDS encoding DUF3489 domain-containing protein, coding for MNQNNMKPAGEGASQPARFSKISQVVALLRRPEGATAAQIMAATGWQAHSVRGAIAGQIRKKLGLTVATEKVGGLTVYRITAA
- the aroA gene encoding 3-phosphoshikimate 1-carboxyvinyltransferase; translation: MMPSQLTSRRASALTGKVRAPGDKSMSHRSMILGGMASGVTEVEGLLEGDDVLATARAVEAFGAKVERIGDGTWRIEGAGGFKTPASVIDCGNAGTGVRLLMGAAAGYPLTATFDGDGSLRKRPMKRVTGPLADMGAAFDWQAAEDRLPVALTGGALKAIDYVQTVASAQVKSAILLAGLNAEGVTSVIEPEKSRDHTERMLRAFGAEVGVEERGEGWKVTLKGGQALTGTFVAVPGDPSSAAFPLAAGLIVPGSEVTVEGVMLNPLRTGLFDTWIEMGADLTITNRREAGGEEVGDITARHSSLKGVVVPEDRAASMIDEYPILAATAAFADGVTVMRGVGEMRVKESDRISLMVEGLRACGVQVEEEPEGFIVTGAGHGGTVRGGGLVHTAHDHRIAMSHLVLGLAAEQPVSVDEPGMIATSFPGFVEMMNGLGGRMSQ
- a CDS encoding recombinase family protein, whose amino-acid sequence is MKALRCAIYTRKSTEEGLEQGFNSLHAQREACEAYVLSQAGEGWQALPREYDDGGYSGGSMERPGLKQLMADIAKGEIDIVVVYKVDRLTRSLPDFAKMVEAFDARGVSFVSVTQAFNTTNSMGRLTLNVLLSFAQFEREVTAERIRDKIAASKAKGMWMGGPPPLGYDGVDHRLIPNADEAPTVRMMFERYLELRSVLELQAELRRQGVRSKLRTTKAGKVRGGAVISPGALRLILMNPVYKGALRHKEKLVEGAHEAIVPPETWEAVNAALTRRSQSLAEDRARGTSGLLCGILKDDRGHTMRPVHTKGKAGQRYRFYSSVALENGRKDEAGSVTRISAGVIEAFVANRILPALDPAWRLDAEPDQRLRTAMAKVTLGETQVRILTAKGAIPGDRTIQGAEREERADGEIEWILPVRLKHRHNAVLIEAEGQSPTAANRIDRALVRAVAMARRWTADLRTGRHGSTAQLAKAENLCVRYLGQILPLAYMAPDLVEQIIAGRQPQALSLGALIAHPFPMDWNEQRRLFMAIGAVG
- a CDS encoding HEPN domain-containing protein, translated to MVGIVVGPGHQVQIVGHGLTVTSDFKLADGVTISAGTPMRQTSFGTTVGQLSEDAALIVMERLADFSLVVCEPQGGELLAAKAWNSLWTFSLLGLAIAAPVMPLYSYSQSAGFAIANRNLVFKPLPRAVAATPENLRWAADHYGDFAKLLSNNAFTSAQRYYNNAQYLPDDDARIMLLWAGIEGLVGVEAEITRRLALNTAILLQGSGDEKARIFAAVKAAYKLRSKVVHGGGGDAETLRRGYEFASDLLARLLRRVVELGRVPDVAEYDRVAVTGELELLERGGA
- a CDS encoding helicase-related protein, whose protein sequence is MVDQLAAYWLSLHGQARLADADQALLGALGVAAFSYPHQIDNVSQMATDTACRFLLADEVGLGKTIQALMVLRALAAQRDTGLRVALVTPDDLNHQWNEEFLCRTHIGAGGVAIEPDEESPPLRPRKGHIAVELFRPARLAAGAVRLNAKFYDALVVDEYPKLGQQMRDLVGAASRSIPHVLLLSATPALHDEGLRRAILEILEPDLARRADASGEDILELLAAREDEAFDFITGKADEPEGLTTPAGMGRSFYAETHGAFRRVIRTRRADYPDALPQRRYRAIVVAPTDGDADRVDAARRYLGAAVSEGVNVRGEALLQTALASPQALINRVSTLKRPTAKMATALRSLEAAARDLGDAKLDALIDHLRATFAAAPAARVVVVADDNRSVDHLAAAIEKLVEVKVATKRRAYGGSDVEMDVHVAQLRDEVEPFESGKAKVLVAADVAAEGHNFQFATELVFYVLPWDPRDVDQWIGRLDRLGGKGRPGKRTIRITPIVTRDSIEARILEVYEAADVFSGGRVFDEDAWTSLAQAIDTAAYGISGNWPALISAATAQRRDIEGWRSYSRFGAPKRAAEAKARYEAMVSQRYALPMSDADDAPRPNWFIEREAGAKRLLTLSDELRVLRLQKRTDEKTGQPYRTLWYPHRPEQGDVVVPELETDGPWRHVALLLKRTDLHSPPNSNVGERRLHFFDHGDPVHDSVIETFSQLAWTSTTKNEHVVRVPEDHPASGLKGERVLLLSAMLRPTSGRPFDPSILEDRPSAGDTQAERDAMQAAVRRAYEEHLADARWFTDLAQPDLFLLGARLGPTPEEIDPRVLVGASGRVSIPEHISSRGLSHGDSAMAVTARGVLVERLKDLVRAGMEHRGRRLAGALPLRRFKTRMEAQEALAAAQAVEAAGRLRGGTLAFDRARRRANDLAILLAEVGAEMRQAHLDGMLQALMTSQFTPRSIVLKVQ